The following proteins come from a genomic window of Euwallacea fornicatus isolate EFF26 chromosome 9, ASM4011564v1, whole genome shotgun sequence:
- the LOC136340975 gene encoding uncharacterized protein isoform X1, giving the protein MQTNKAFKRVGIVMKCTKIVLSNRTNSCKPKEINKNGENAVWITTGHHGYSYKLSAKTKQFSTPRGSAEPQLTITTLMFPENINNCNTGSSLDRWSRKTPTLVSAKRRNYSSKKNLMDDEYEFYYPVSDILSESKLENEDAYNYNPELLENGCDAFDFKDYYVSADIEELVLKSQRATEERCERKCGKKRKNKKKGAGNDDKGDSAKSKRNKFKKTIRFSLSKPPSPETEQVIRVDVTSNVSFDDTAEIEEVIKGNPSLAVNKDYKRNFKANRKELSEKPFDNNNNERQDNLGIEGVEEEFLVKCRQLALTKKKR; this is encoded by the exons gcTTTCAAAAGGGTGGGGATCGTTATGAAGTGCACTAAAATTGTGTTGAGCAATCGTACTAATTCTTGTAAGCCCAaggagataaataaaaatggagaaaatgcAGTTTGGATTACTACCGGCCACCATGG CTACTCCTACAAACTTTCGGCTAAAACCAAGCAATTCTCCACGCCGAGAGGATCTGCCGAGCCTCAGCTAACTATAACAACGTTGATGTTCCcagaaaacataaataattgcaATACAGGATCGTCCCTGGACAGATGGTCAAGGAAAACACCGACGCTAGTGTCTGCAAAGCGAAGGAATTACTCGTCAAAGAAAAATCTTATGGACGATGAATACGAATTTTACTATCCTGTCTCAGACATTCTAAGCGAGAGCAAATTAGAGAATGAAGATGCGTATAATTATAATCCAGAACTTCTGGAGAACGGCTGTGATGCATTCGATTTTAAAGACTATTACGTTTCTGCAGACATAGAAGAGCTGGTTTTAAAGTCGCAAAGAGCAACAGAGGAGCGGTGTGAGAGGAAGTGCGGCAAAAAGCGTAAGAACAAGAAAAAGGGTGCAGGTAACGATGACAAAGGGGACAGCGCAAAAAGCAAgaggaacaaatttaaaaagacaATTAGATTCTCTCTGTCCAAACCACCTAGCCCTGAAACTGAGCAAGTAATCCGTGTGGACGTTACCTCGAACGTTTCATTCGATGACACAGCTGAAATTGAAGAGGTCATCAAGGGCAATCCATCTCTAGCAGTGAACAAAGATTAcaagagaaattttaaagcaaacaGGAAAGAATTATCTGAAAAACCATTcgacaacaataataatgaaagACAAGACAATTTAGGCATTGAAGGGGTTGAGGAAGAATTCCTTGTTAAATGTAGGCAATTAGCTTTGACTAAGAAAAAGCGATAA
- the LOC136340975 gene encoding uncharacterized protein isoform X2 has protein sequence MKCTKIVLSNRTNSCKPKEINKNGENAVWITTGHHGYSYKLSAKTKQFSTPRGSAEPQLTITTLMFPENINNCNTGSSLDRWSRKTPTLVSAKRRNYSSKKNLMDDEYEFYYPVSDILSESKLENEDAYNYNPELLENGCDAFDFKDYYVSADIEELVLKSQRATEERCERKCGKKRKNKKKGAGNDDKGDSAKSKRNKFKKTIRFSLSKPPSPETEQVIRVDVTSNVSFDDTAEIEEVIKGNPSLAVNKDYKRNFKANRKELSEKPFDNNNNERQDNLGIEGVEEEFLVKCRQLALTKKKR, from the exons ATGAAGTGCACTAAAATTGTGTTGAGCAATCGTACTAATTCTTGTAAGCCCAaggagataaataaaaatggagaaaatgcAGTTTGGATTACTACCGGCCACCATGG CTACTCCTACAAACTTTCGGCTAAAACCAAGCAATTCTCCACGCCGAGAGGATCTGCCGAGCCTCAGCTAACTATAACAACGTTGATGTTCCcagaaaacataaataattgcaATACAGGATCGTCCCTGGACAGATGGTCAAGGAAAACACCGACGCTAGTGTCTGCAAAGCGAAGGAATTACTCGTCAAAGAAAAATCTTATGGACGATGAATACGAATTTTACTATCCTGTCTCAGACATTCTAAGCGAGAGCAAATTAGAGAATGAAGATGCGTATAATTATAATCCAGAACTTCTGGAGAACGGCTGTGATGCATTCGATTTTAAAGACTATTACGTTTCTGCAGACATAGAAGAGCTGGTTTTAAAGTCGCAAAGAGCAACAGAGGAGCGGTGTGAGAGGAAGTGCGGCAAAAAGCGTAAGAACAAGAAAAAGGGTGCAGGTAACGATGACAAAGGGGACAGCGCAAAAAGCAAgaggaacaaatttaaaaagacaATTAGATTCTCTCTGTCCAAACCACCTAGCCCTGAAACTGAGCAAGTAATCCGTGTGGACGTTACCTCGAACGTTTCATTCGATGACACAGCTGAAATTGAAGAGGTCATCAAGGGCAATCCATCTCTAGCAGTGAACAAAGATTAcaagagaaattttaaagcaaacaGGAAAGAATTATCTGAAAAACCATTcgacaacaataataatgaaagACAAGACAATTTAGGCATTGAAGGGGTTGAGGAAGAATTCCTTGTTAAATGTAGGCAATTAGCTTTGACTAAGAAAAAGCGATAA